In a genomic window of Amblyomma americanum isolate KBUSLIRL-KWMA chromosome 4, ASM5285725v1, whole genome shotgun sequence:
- the LOC144127859 gene encoding inactive peptidyl-prolyl cis-trans isomerase FKBP6-like, which yields MEKKETSAEDYSCGPSVLKEPVTVENVQNGMVLEIEQESSSTEQEPVFEAEELLDNFRVDLLNGGESEDEADSDADLALPFERMALLMEAVTKDRGVLKKVLRPGAGPVVAPGSGVCFHYNAYLEMSDEPFDSSRMRNQPHRCVLDNMIIPGLAIAVATMRKGEISRFMIGPEYAFGRMGCPPRIPASATILYEVELLHMVSAQDEIELKNLVPDEEERRMPFPKLLERCRAKRQNGNTFYHQGELRHAIRCYSSAIRALEEARTRDEAEDKERCEVLLGLLNNAALCHIKTGRAEVAVAYAKRALLSHPNDARALYRCGVALKMQGAFDDATKYLQKALKIEPNSAAIKEQLRKISILKQQLLADESAMCRRMLATDKKSPEDEAKRIVALETSGITQYSKSTINERLEKLKQSPSGTSLTFTAGFTESHLDYIRAVSRRLGLKFEDIPDEGVNVFVDRKN from the exons GAATGTGCAGAATGGAATGGTATTGGAGATAGAACAAGAATCAAGCAGCACAGAGCAAGAGCCAGTCTTCGAAGCTGAAGAATTATTAGACAACTTTCGTGTAGATTTATTAAATGGAGGTGAGAGTGAAGATGAAGCAGACTCAGATGCTGATTTGGCTCTGCCATTTGAGAGGATGGCCTTGTTAATGGAAGCTGTCACCAAAGACCGAGGAGTCCTCAAGAAA GTGCTTCGACCTGGTGCAGGGCCAGTTGTGGCACCAGGAAGCGGTGTGTGCTTTCACTATAACGCCTACCTTGAAATGTCTGACGAGCCATTTGATTCTTCACGAATGCGGAACCAACCCCACCGCTGTGT GCTGGACAATATGATCATTCCAGGTCTGGCGATTGCTGTGGCCACTATGCGCAAAGGGGAGATTTCACGATTCATGATTGGACCAGAGTATGCATTTGGCCGTATGGGCTGCCCACCACGAATTCCAGCCAGTGCAACCATCTTGTACGAGGTGGAACTGCTACATATGGTCAGTGCTCAGGATGAGATTGAGCTGAAGAACTTAGTGCCTGACGAGGAAGAGCGGCGCATGCCATTCCCTAAACTTCTTGAG aggtgcCGTGCCAAGCGGCAGAATGGCAACACCTTTTATCATCAAGGTGAACTAAGACATGCAATCAGATGCTATTCATCAGCCATAAGAGCCTTGGAGGAGGCTCGCACAAGGGACGAAGCAGAGGACAAGGAGCGTTGTGAAGTGCTGCTTGGATTGTTGAATAATGCTGCACTGTGCCACATAAAGACTGGCAGGGCTGAAGTGGCTGTTGCATACGCCAAGCGAGCTTTGCTCAGCCATCCTAACGATGCCCGTGCCCTTTACCGATGTGGCGTAGCCCTCAAGATGCAAGGTGCCTTTGATGATGCTACCAAGTATCTACAGAAAGCTCTCAAGATTGAGCCAAATTCAGCAGCCATTAAAGAACAGCTGCGCAAAATCAGTATTCTGAAGCAGCAGCTACTCGCCGATGAAAGTGCCATGTGCAG GAGAATGCTTGCTACTGACAAAAAGTCACCAGAGGATGAGGCAAAACGAATTGTTGCCCTTGAGACGTCTGGAATAACTCAGTACTCGAAAAGCACAATCAATGAGCGTCTGGAAAAGCTGAAGCAGTCGCCATCTGGAACTTCATTGACATTCACAGCTGGATTCACTGAGTCACACTTGGATTATATTCGTGCTGTTTCAAGGAGGTTGGGGTTGAAGTTTGAAGACATACCGGATGAAGGTGTTAACGTCTTTGTTGATAGAAAAAATTGA